A region of Coregonus clupeaformis isolate EN_2021a unplaced genomic scaffold, ASM2061545v1 scaf0560, whole genome shotgun sequence DNA encodes the following proteins:
- the LOC121583113 gene encoding polymeric immunoglobulin receptor-like: protein MASHLSLSLLLLIFSRLSVVSTGAYRVSVKTGGSSTIPCPYHQEYKTHVKYWCKGDYFNSCSPVVHTYLPKSTTKASISDDINQLTFTVTMTDLGSEDSGHYWCAVVINGLQHVGTNWFHLSVTPGTPELYVDQQEVTGVEGGSVIVNCYYGDIGHMKWCRIGGSVSCVWWNSGTIDGTSVTLQQTTDATRRNILTVTMSGLKMENTGWYSCEVGYFIMPVHITVRRQTTTQSTTTMTTTQAPTTEQSSFSPTAEPVQTDNTVQGPERGKEKDTMSSIDLKVLLIPLGMLVLVIAGVLVTWKMWRKHKDNKAMDQTTNTSLDPFPANGDDVTYSTVVPKRRNQLNVQTKQPKLQPLNNPLSLQLLSLFRLTTQSKVLRGARRRTP from the exons TTGTGTCTACAGGTGCTTATCGTGTGTCTGTGAAGACAGGAGGCTCCTCCACCATCCCATGTCCCTATCATCAGGAATACAAAACCCATGTGAAATATTGGTGTAAAGGAGATTATTTCAATAGTTGCTCTCCTGTTGTACACACTTACCTTCCTAAGAGCACAACTAAGGCCTCAATCTCTGATGACATCAACCAGCTAACCTTCACTGTGACCATGACTGATCTGGGGAGTGAGGACTCTGGTCATTACTGGTGTGCTGTGGTGATCAATGGCCTACAACATGTCGGGACAAATTGGTTCCACCTATCTGTCACTCCAG GTACTCCAGAACTCTATGTGGACCAACAGGAGGTGACTGGAGTTGAAGGAGGGAGTGTCATTGTAAATTGTTACTATGGTGACATTGGACATATGAAGTGGTGCAGGATTGGGGGCAGTGTCTCATGTGTCTGGTGGAATTCTGGGACTATAGATGGAACATCAGTGACCCTACAGCAGACCACTGATGCCACCAGAAGAAACATCTTAACGGTGACTATGAGTGGTCTGAAGATGGAAAACACTGGCTGGTACAGTTGTGAAGTGGGATACTTTATAATGCCTGTTCACATCACTGTCAGACGACAAACCACCACACAAAGTACCACCACTATGACCA CAACCCAAGCTCCAACCACTGAACAATCCTCTTTCTCTCCAACTGCTGAGCCTGTTCAGACTGACAACACAGTCCAAGGACCTGAGAGGGGCAAGGAGAAGGACACCATGAG TTCCATAGATCTAAAAGTCCTACTGATTCCTCTGGGCATGTTGGTGTTGGTGATAGCTGGTGTCCTAGTCACATGGAAGATGTGGAGAAAGCATA AGGACAATAAGGCCATGGACCAGACAACAAACACCTCATTG GACCCATTTCCTGCCAATGGTGATGATGTGACTTACAGCACTGTTGTCCCCAAGAGGAGGAACCAGCTAAATGTACAGACCAAG CAACCCAAGCTCCAACCACTGAACAATCCTCTTTCTCTCCAACTGCTGAGCCTGTTCAGACTGACAACACAGTCCAAGGTTCTGAGAGGGGCAAGGAGAAGGACACCATGA